A stretch of Brassica napus cultivar Da-Ae chromosome C6, Da-Ae, whole genome shotgun sequence DNA encodes these proteins:
- the LOC106348458 gene encoding protein Brevis radix-like 2, with product MLTCIACTKQLNTTNNGGSRPQQEDDEETETPRTKQATKSLTSQLKDMAVKASGAYKSCKPCSGTSNRNQNRNYADSDADLDSGRFHYAYQRAGTGASTPKIWGKEMESRLKGLSSEEGTPTSMSGRTESIVFVEEDEAKEWVAQVEPGVLITFVSLPQGGNDLKRIRFSREMFDKWQAQRWWTENSEKVMELYNVKQFNQESEPLPTPASEDGGSQIQSAKDSPVTPPLNKEQPRGMGYSSSDSLDHQPIQTPKRYDSAGLASTPKLSGISGNKTEASSIDGGSARSSSADEGSEEVSVSNASDTEAEWVEQDEPGIYITIRALPDGSRELKRVRFSRDKFGETLARVWWEQNRARIQKQYL from the exons atgctgACGTGTATAGCGTGTACGAAGCAGCTCAACACGACCAACAATGGCGGATCTAGACCCCAACAAGAAGACGACGAAGAAACAGAGACGCCTAGGACCAAACAAGCGACTAAATCTCTGACGTCACAG CTAAAAGACATGGCAGTAAAGGCCTCAGGAGCGTACAAAAGCTGCAAACCGTGTTCCGGTACATCAAACCGGAATCAGAACCGGAACTATGCTGATTCGGATGCTGATTTGGATTCCGGGAGGTTTCACTACGCGTACCAGAGGGCTGGGACTGGAGCCTCGACTCCTAAGATTTGGGGGAAGGAGATGGAGTCTAGGTTGAAAGGGCTTTCGAGCGAAGAAGGCACACCTACTTCTATGAGCGGAAGGACGGAGTCTATAGTGTTTGTGGAGGAGGATGAGGCTAAGGAGTGGGTTGCGCAAGTTGAGCCTGGTGTTCTCATCACGTTTGTGTCTTTGCCTCAGGGTGGGAATGATCTAAAGAGGATCCGATTCAG TCGTGAGATGTTTGATAAATGGCAAGCACAAAGATGGTGGACAGAGAATTCCGAGAAGGTCATGGAGCTATACAACGTGAAGCAGTTCAATCAGGAGAGCGAGCCACTCCCAACTCCTGCATCCGAAGATGGG GGCTCGCAAATACAGTCGGCTAAGGACAGTCCTGTAACACCACCACTCAACAAAGAGCAGCCTCGAGGAATGGGATACTCATCATCTGACTCACTTGATCACCAACCAATCCAAACGCCTAAGCGTTATGACTCTGCTGGTCTTGCTTCAACACCAAAGCTCTCTGGCATCAGTGGGAACAAGACTGAGGCATCATCTATTGACGGTGGTTCTGCTAGAAGTAGCTCAGCAGATGAGGGGTCCGAGGAGGTCTCAGTGAGTAACGCAAGCGACACGGAAGCTGAATGGGTGGAACAAGATGAGCCTGGTATCTACATTACAATCAGAGCTTTACCTGATGGTAGCCGTGAGCTTAAACGTGTTCGATTCAG CCGAGACAAGTTTGGGGAAACACTTGCGAGGGTGTGGTGGGAACAGAACAGAGCTAGGATTCAGAAGCAGTACTTGTGA